One genomic window of Nerophis lumbriciformis linkage group LG29, RoL_Nlum_v2.1, whole genome shotgun sequence includes the following:
- the LOC133571938 gene encoding tudor domain-containing 6-like, which translates to MMCSIPGLPTPGSEVTVAIKRVNPNPKCGLVELWVNMDVGRKHAYQQMNEHIQFPQRLFCGSDGESGDLCLVCISDKWHRARIVSIQDEACHVFLIDQGRPHVSEWDALAWDQSDCFFLPPEIESCILANVIALEENWPEKAANFLRSLPGKTMSGVVQHVLTPDRTILLDIPFISKQMCTLGAARKLPVEEFRDVLLKCLQPPKENSPITCNVTQVSLNNGVPLDDTNQYFYPELLCGVFETVLVTEVIHPHKVFCKLLIYSQALKTLSEEMQLYYDESSDPREEQPKTCGEPCATRGENHRWHRSLLKQNVQNGDALVEVMHVDEGKHEFVPVGCIKPLQKKFLRMPVVTYRFSLYGVVEGGTGWTENHIKYLKSLLLNNTFVVRLEKHHTCDDAYSVKLYNTNGTCMNTCFLEKAELFLATTTERPLDIQIEPPSALNTEDVPRVDFLNLVDVDDRLEKETLAFAENGPVDDQRDTGPTSGPSDRDDAEHPQPLLLTNKDCLTSEVKHVHQDHLLCVGSTINVKVSCIQGPHKFWCQKTENEETLKLLMEGLQDQYASSHPLSIVESPCVARNPDNGMWHRAKIITSGHFIEVDVHFLDYGATRRVPLRDVCHIDPAFLQLDVQAFQCRLGNPNTPSDTPWNNAASVEFQKFVQSGKSDIKCTIKDRISDEEGQLVNVVDLETSAQSACKLLAQKYAQALPVVPVNTYSYFTYDMEVGRKEKVRVTSSETVHHFFCQLNRNSHLFEEVKADVKKVIGKSQCGDRDSIGLNTACLARYTDNEWYRGQVVKMSPNTEVLFVDCGDTLSVNESDILPLSASASVVKSVPVLAVPLGLFGVPVDVPEEVNQWFAGHAVGTTFTIFVAATGDRGKLLVELFDRSLNINVIVREKMVNAKQQAMTEKIVPASQEVPKEAALPDKNFLREELVFVSKLQEMVEQNKEQRSNGTQQPNTTLATTLNSDPEKTLGEEPLNSTIHKEEILQTSQPNTAVTQNCPPECPERLNSFTYKMPNVSPYCTEVYASCIVGPSYFWCQYANTEDLNALSTLAQTVGESLQDTTAPETLNPGCPCLALFSDDSQWYRAQVVRRTNNMVSVLFVDFGNESELEIKYVRSLPMSLIEYAPQAFLCSLDGFDESKGSWDDQVYDDIYTLLVDKPLRVTMLNVQEHSETSFPQHLVKIECGNTNVNEAMQKYWKANIFTESEIERAQEATPPKPIESNVIPIKESARTCSYKHPNVTLNKMEEVYASCIVEPNFFWCQFTNTDDLDKVVSLAQVEGRAELDLNFSETFGPSSLCLALFSTDNQWYRALIISKEENRVHVVFVDYGNEADLAPQNVRPLPQSLQDYAPRAFLCSLNGFDDSQGSWEDDAYDDFFNLLVDKPLRVTVSRVKDHPETDLPYHAVEVECEGVSVNAAMQKYWKPTTGGHFTTPTGESPRNGQSSTVNVNVAMYEKPNISKNKPEVVYASCLVDPNFFWCQFGNTQVLEQLSALAKEAGQAELDENFLESLLPGSPCLALYPTDHNWYRAQVISRVVDNFHVVFIDYGNNSHVNTKDVRPLARGLLEFAPQAFLCSLNRFEAAIGSWDKGACKEFASLLADKPLKVTVLHVEDVAQIALPQYAVEVECEGVSVNEMMEKYCNETG; encoded by the coding sequence ATGATGTGTTCAATCCCCGGGCTCCCGACACCAGGCTCCGAAGTAACCGTTGCCATCAAGAGAGTCAACCCAAACCCCAAATGTGGTCTCGTGGAACTGTGGGTCAACATGGACGTGGGCAGGAAACATGCCTATCAGCAAATGAATGAGCACATACAGTTCCCTCAAAGATTGTTTTGTGGATCTGATGGAGAATCCGGGGATCTGTGTTTGGTTTGCATCAGCGATAAGTGGCATCGGGCTCGCATTGTGTCCATCCAAGATGAAGCTTGCCATGTCTTCCTTATTGACCAAGGACGGCCCCACGTCAGTGAGTGGGATGCCCTAGCATGGGACCAGAGTGACTGTTTCTTCCTCCCTCCTGAAATTGAATCTTGTATCCTCGCCAACGTCATCGCCCTCGAGGAGAACTGGCCCGAGAAAGCTGCCAACTTTTTGAGGTCTCTTCCTGGGAAGACGATGAGCGGAGTGGTTCAGCACGTTCTGACGCCGGACAGGACAATTCTCTTAGACATACCGTTCATCTCCAAGCAAATGTGCACCTTGGGGGCTGCAAGGAAGCTTCCGGTGGAGGAGTTTAGAGACGTTTTACTGAAATGTTTGCAGCCACCCAAAGAAAATTCACCCATCACCTGTAACGTGACacaggtgagtttgaataatggtGTACCACTCGATGATACCAACCAGTACTTCTACCCAGAACTGCTCTGTGGCGTGTTTGAAACGGTTCTAGTGACTGAAGTAATTCATCCTCATAAAGTGTTTTGCAAACTACTAATTTACTCCCAAGCATTGAAAACTCTCTCAGAAGAGATGCAACTCTACTATGACGAGTCTTCAGATCCTAGAGAAGAACAACCAAAGACCTGCGGTGAACCGTGCGCCACTCGAGGGGAAAACCACAGATGGCATCGCTCGCTGCTAAAACAAAACGTCCAAAATGGTGATGCGCTTGTGGAAGTCATGCACGTAGACGAAGGAAAACATGAGTTTGTCCCTGTGGGATGCATCAAACCCTTACAGAAGAAATTCCTTAGAATGCCGGTGGTCACGTATCGCTTTTCCCTATATGGGGTGGTGGAGGGTGGCACAGGATGGACGGAAAATCATATCAAGTATTTAAAGTCGTTGCTTCTGAACAATACGTTTGTGGTCAGGCTTGAAAAGCATCACACGTGTGACGATGCCTATAGTGTCaaactctacaacacaaatggcACATGCATGAACACTTGTTTTTTGGAGAAAGCTGAACTTTTCCTAGCCACGACAACTGAAAGACCTTTGGACATCCAGATTGAACCCCCATCAGCTCTCAATACAGAAGATGTGCCAAGAGTGGATTTTCTAAACCTTGTCGATGTAGATGACCGCTTGGAAAAGGAAACATTGGCTTTTGCCGAAAATGGACCAGTTGATGATCAACGAGACACTGGTCCTACTTCTGGTCCCAGTGACCGAGATGACGCTGAACATCCTCAACCGCTATTACTCACGAATAAGGATTGTTTGACTTCCGAGGTGAAACATGTTCACCAAGATCATCTGTTATGTGTGGGAAGCACTATCAATGTAAAAGTATCCTGCATTCAAGGTCCGCACAAGTTCTGGTGTCAAAAAACTGAAAATGAAGAGACTCTAAAACTACTGATGGAAGGGCTTCAAGACCAGTATGCCTCCAGCCACCCTCTGTCCATAGTTGAGTCACCCTGTGTCGCTCGAAACCCAGACAATGGCATGTGGCATAGAGCAAAGATTATCACTAGTGGCCACTTCATCGAAGTAGATGTGCATTTTTTGGACTACGGTGCGACACGAAGGGTGCCCCTGAGAGACGTCTGCCACATTGACCCGGCATTTCTGCAACTTGATGTTCAGGCCTTTCAGTGTCGCTTAGGCAACCCAAATACACCATCTGATACTCCCTGGAACAACGCTGCATCAGTTGAGTTTCAAAAGTTTGTGCAATCTGGCAAGTCTGATATCAAATGCACAATAAAAGACAGAATTTCTGATGAAGAAGGTCAGCTGGTTAATGTGGTAGATCTTGAAACGTCAGCTCAGAGTGCTTGCAAACTGCTTGCCCAGAAATACGCTCAAGCCCTCCCCGTCGTCCCTGTGAATACGTACAGTTATTTCACGTATGATATGGAGGTTGGCAGAAAAGAGAAGGTGCGGGTAACTTCATCAGAGACTGTGCACCACTTCTTCTGCCAGCTGAACAGAAATTCTCATTTGTTCGAAGAAGTGAAGGCGGATGTTAAGAAAGTAATTGGCAAGTCTCAGTGCGGAGACAGAGACTCCATTGGACTCAACACTGCTTGCCTTGCTCGGTACACAGATAACGAGTGGTACAGAGGTCAAGTGGTGAAAATGTCTCCAAATACAGAAGTTCTCTTTGTGGACTGCGGCGACACCCTTTCAGTGAATGAGTCTGATATTCTCCCCCTGTCTGCCAGTGCAAGCGTCGTAAAGTCTGTCCCAGTATTAGCGGTTCCTCTCGGACTCTTTGGCGTTCCAGTTGATGTACCGGAGGAGGTCAACCAGTGGTTTGCAGGTCACGCTGTTGGCACAACTTTCACTATTTTTGTAGCGGCAACAGGGGATCGAGGGAAGCTGCTTGTGGAACTGTTTGACAGGTCGCTGAATATAAATGTCATTGTAAGAGAGAAGATGGTAAATGCAAAACAACAAGCAATGACCGAGAAAATTGTGCCAGCTAGCCAAGAGGTCCCAAAAGAGGCTGCATTACCAGATAAGAACTTTTTAAGAGAAGAACTTGTGTTTGTATCAAAACTTCAGGAGATGGTTGAGCAAAATAAAGAGCAGAGAAGCAATGGAACACAACAACCCAACACCACCTTGGCAACTACATTAAATAGTGACCCTGAAAAGACTCTTGGAGAGGAACCTTTGAACAGCACTATTCACAAAGAAGAAATACTCCAAACCAGCCAACCAAACACAGCAGTGACACAAAATTGCCCCCCTGAGTGCCCTGAAAGACTTAATAGTTTCACATACAAGATGCCAAATGTTTCTCCTTACTGTACAGAGGTGTACGCCTCCTGCATTGTTGGACCTAGCTACTTCTGGTGTCAGTATGCCAACACTGAAGACTTGAACGCTCTGTCAACACTTGCTCAGACAGTTGGAGAGTCCTTACAAGATACTACGGCCCCAGAGACTTTAAACCCTGGTTGTCCATGTCTTGCCCTCTTTTCCGATGACTCCCAGTGGTATCGAGCTCAAGTTGTTCGGAGGACCAACAACATGGTCAGTGTTTTGTTTGTGGACTTTGGAAACGAGTCTGAGCTAGAGATTAAATATGTGAGATCCCTCCCCATGTCTCTGATAGAATATGCTCCTCAGGCTTTCTTGTGCAGTTTGGATGGATTTGATGAGTCCAAAGGGTCGTGGGATGATCAGGTTTATGATGACATCTACACTCTTCTCGTTGATAAACCCCTCagagtgacaatgttaaatgtacaAGAGCATTCAGAAACTTCCTTTCCTCAACATTTAGTGAAAATTGAGTGTGGAAATACAAATGTAAACGAGGCCATGCAAAAATACTGGAAAGCAAACATTTTTACTGAGTCTGAAATTGAAAGGGCTCAAGAAGCCACTCCCCCAAAACCTATAGAGTCCAACGTGATTCCGATCAAGGAAAGTGCAAGAACATGCTCATACAAGCACCCAAATGTTACCTTAAACAAAATGGAGGAGGTTTATGCTTCGTGTATCGTGGAACCTAATTTCTTCTGGTGTCAGTTTACCAACACAGACGACCTCGACAAGGTAGTGAGTCTTGCTCAGGTTGAAGGACGAGCAGAGCTGGACCTCAACTTCTCAGAGACCTTTGGACCAAGCAGCCTTTGCCTCGCGCTCTTTTCCACAGACAACCAATGGTATCGAGCACTGATCATAAGCAAAGAGGAAAATAGAGTCCACGTGGTGTTTGTGGACTATGGGAATGAAGCTGACCTCGCCCCTCAGAACGTGAGACCTCTGCCTCAGAGTCTGCAGGATTATGCTCCTCGGGCCTTTTTGTGCTCTCTGAATGGATTTGATGACTCCCAGGGCTCCTGGGAAGATGACGCTTACGATGACTTCTTCAATCTTCTCGTTGATAAGCCCCTCAGAGTGACTGTGTCTCGTGTTAAAGACCATCCAGAGACCGATCTACCTTATCATGCAGTGGAAGTTGAGTGTGAAGGAGTGTCTGTGAATGCAGCAATGCAGAAATACTGGAAGCCAACCACCGGAGGACATTTTACAACTCCCACAGGGGAATCTCCCCGAAATGGTCAAAGTAGTACAGTGAATGTAAACGTTGCCATGTACGAAAAGCCAAATATCTCAAAAAATAAGCCCGAGGTTGTTTATGCCTCTTGTCTTGTGGACCCTAATTTCTTCTGGTGCCAGTTCGGTAACACACAGGTCCTGGAGCAGCTGTCAGCTCTTGCCAAGGAAGCGGGACAAGCCGAGCTGGACGAGAACTTCCTGGAGTCACTCCTTCCTGGCAGTCCTTGTCTGGCTTTGTACCCAACGGACCACAATTGGTATCGAGCTCAAGTGATCTCCAGAGTGGTCGACAACTTTCACGTGGTGTTCATCGACTATGGGAATAACTCGCACGTCAACACCAAAGATGTCAGGCCGCTGGCTCGTGGTCTGCTGGAGTTTGCCCCTCAGGCCTTTTTGTGCTCACTGAACAGATTTGAAGCGGCCATAGGCTCTTGGGACAAAGGTGCCTGCAAAGAGTTTGCTAGCCTCCTGGCTGACAAACCACTCAAAGTGACAGTGCTTCACGTGGAAGACGTCGCACAGATCGCTCTGCCTCAGTATGCAGTAGAAGTGGAGTGTGAAGGGGTGAGTGTGAATGAAATGATGGAGAAATACTGCAATGAAACAGGCTAG